The following coding sequences lie in one Corynebacterium anserum genomic window:
- a CDS encoding resuscitation-promoting factor Rpf1 domain-containing protein: MGRHSKRNSFSTTSRMAVAGVALAGASAMLTPAAQAAPDSDWDRLAQCESGGNWHINTGNGFSGGLQFHPQTWNGFGGQEFAPMAYQASREEQIVVGERVLAAQGWGAWPACSAKLGLNSAPTPRTAPGAPVKETKPAAAKETTTPASAAEKATKAANGAKDSDVEAMYKRFVTTIEGAGYTVPQEVKDYYANNSGDLDSLYSQVQSHANSIATGNLPR, translated from the coding sequence ATGGGACGCCACTCCAAGCGCAACTCTTTCTCCACCACATCCCGCATGGCAGTAGCCGGCGTGGCTCTGGCAGGAGCCTCCGCAATGCTCACCCCAGCTGCCCAGGCTGCCCCAGATTCCGACTGGGATCGCCTGGCACAGTGTGAGTCCGGCGGCAACTGGCACATCAACACAGGCAACGGTTTTTCCGGTGGCCTGCAGTTCCACCCACAGACCTGGAACGGTTTCGGCGGCCAGGAATTCGCCCCAATGGCATATCAGGCTTCCCGCGAGGAGCAGATTGTTGTCGGCGAGCGCGTTCTCGCTGCTCAGGGTTGGGGAGCATGGCCAGCCTGCTCCGCCAAGCTGGGGCTAAACTCCGCTCCAACCCCACGCACCGCCCCAGGCGCTCCAGTTAAGGAGACCAAGCCTGCTGCAGCCAAGGAGACCACCACCCCAGCTTCTGCTGCAGAAAAGGCCACCAAGGCAGCTAACGGAGCTAAGGATTCTGATGTCGAGGCAATGTACAAGCGCTTCGTCACCACCATCGAGGGCGCAGGCTACACCGTACCTCAGGAAGTAAAGGACTACTACGCCAACAACTCCGGCGATCTGGATTCCCTTTACTCCCAGGTTCAGTCCCACGCGAACTCCATCGCTACTGGTAATCTTCCACGCTAA
- a CDS encoding cold-shock protein — protein sequence MPTGKVKWFDASKGYGFVSNPGDEDVYVSAQVLPQGVKELVPGQRLEYDFAAGRRGPQALRVTVLDQGPRRAKHKYKPEELRGMVQDTITMLDTNVLPALEAGRRPDAKESRAIAEILRTIARELDT from the coding sequence ATGCCTACTGGCAAGGTGAAGTGGTTTGACGCTTCAAAGGGCTACGGGTTTGTTTCCAACCCGGGCGATGAAGACGTGTACGTCAGCGCCCAGGTACTCCCTCAAGGTGTAAAAGAACTGGTTCCAGGACAGAGGCTGGAGTATGATTTCGCGGCTGGTCGCCGTGGCCCGCAGGCGCTACGCGTCACCGTTCTAGATCAGGGGCCGCGACGCGCCAAGCACAAATACAAGCCAGAAGAACTCCGGGGAATGGTCCAAGACACCATCACCATGTTGGATACCAATGTGCTTCCAGCTCTTGAGGCGGGACGGCGCCCCGATGCCAAAGAATCTCGCGCGATCGCGGAGATCCTGCGCACCATCGCCCGCGAGCTAGACACTTAG
- a CDS encoding helicase-associated domain-containing protein yields the protein MNAPAQEFPNYPDWLASHSDEAISDLLWRLYAHGSTSLLEQLTGTASPEPALHHLNALELAILHAATEIGASSSPVSVEELTETLTELFDIAGTPENRRPSSIDICSGLLSLTNWGLVFGPCFTLTTSLHTSSTSPHLSRPNSSATGADSSVTESLLAAASKGMSPQTLFKVPAHVPPLFDPATEQLWRLADCNRCPIPANALSTTIDALPPRQRRLLGTLSAAGGVGHSATVQPGSDPHAPLPTMVRQGILDQLDSTTVRLSGRVSSFLRRTVIGPVGGSFKAQVKSSTPRTSDAASAIDSSLATHSPTTATSPGCSPSPSTANNRGSSTRPDPASDRANSAAIAVVVQSIQELSELIKDVGSNPLQPLGAGGLGIREINKLARRLSIDVDKTQHLVNQLYLANFLAREFPEPSPANDSGRTYWAITKAALDFLEAPLSTQWAMLLLGWVGSTYATWMLRDNDIQLLSPEAHHGCAAELRSLFCSLFPTSADLDDRTEDPTEELWRLRPALAWHTPQLAWESLLSEASDLGLLGPGGGAAGVVGSMVSSSDSVKSPAAPQATSALDALRETLREMEARIAGGEPMSHHEALYSLSMRLSTILPDPVRMLIIQSDHTILAPGLLSTEDQNQLSRMAEQESSGMASVWRVSKRTLLSAFASGDTVEQIEAFLDSMSPGGLASVPQSLRYLLSDTFRAYSHGGLAHSSYDGLPGSVPSRRGHSGLSHVPTPTRIPNDPSVEPAGDISLQIAGAVESFRRTHAGSESFDSTQGFPSTDTRTVRTPRDVMAELRMAYSSGRQVRLHYVDYAGAISQEWISIVMMTPSTISAVIDSTGETITIQPHRIAAVDVPR from the coding sequence ATGAATGCACCAGCTCAGGAGTTCCCTAACTACCCAGATTGGCTTGCCTCGCATAGTGATGAAGCAATCTCCGATCTTCTGTGGAGACTCTACGCGCACGGTTCCACCTCCCTTTTGGAACAACTCACCGGCACTGCCTCACCGGAACCGGCACTGCATCATCTCAACGCCCTGGAACTAGCGATCTTGCATGCGGCCACTGAAATTGGCGCTTCTAGCTCTCCGGTCTCTGTCGAGGAACTCACTGAAACTCTCACTGAGCTGTTCGATATCGCCGGAACACCGGAGAATCGCCGTCCTAGCAGCATCGACATTTGCTCGGGCCTCCTGAGCCTTACGAATTGGGGTTTGGTTTTCGGCCCCTGTTTCACTCTCACTACTTCATTACACACATCCTCGACTTCACCGCATTTATCTCGCCCCAACAGCTCAGCTACAGGCGCGGACTCCTCGGTCACAGAATCTCTTTTAGCCGCCGCCTCAAAGGGCATGTCACCTCAGACGTTGTTCAAAGTACCGGCGCATGTTCCGCCATTGTTCGACCCAGCCACGGAACAGTTATGGCGCTTAGCTGATTGCAACCGCTGCCCTATTCCAGCTAACGCGTTATCAACCACGATCGATGCGCTTCCTCCACGGCAGCGACGTCTCCTCGGAACACTTTCCGCGGCCGGCGGAGTGGGACATTCAGCAACCGTGCAGCCGGGGTCGGATCCTCACGCCCCATTGCCGACTATGGTTCGCCAAGGAATCCTCGACCAACTCGATTCAACGACAGTTCGCCTTTCTGGCCGCGTCAGCTCTTTTCTTCGCCGCACTGTGATCGGCCCGGTAGGTGGCTCATTCAAAGCTCAGGTGAAAAGCTCCACCCCTCGTACCAGCGACGCCGCTAGCGCCATAGATAGTTCTCTCGCTACTCACAGCCCCACTACGGCTACTAGCCCTGGTTGTTCTCCTAGCCCTAGTACCGCCAATAACCGTGGCAGCTCCACCAGGCCTGACCCAGCTAGCGATAGAGCGAATTCGGCTGCTATCGCAGTTGTGGTTCAGTCCATTCAGGAGCTATCAGAGCTCATCAAAGATGTGGGCTCTAATCCACTGCAGCCTCTCGGTGCTGGAGGTCTAGGCATTCGGGAAATTAATAAACTCGCACGGCGTCTCAGTATCGACGTCGACAAGACCCAACACCTCGTCAATCAGCTGTACTTGGCGAATTTCCTCGCCCGGGAGTTTCCCGAACCTTCCCCCGCCAACGATTCTGGACGCACCTACTGGGCGATCACCAAAGCGGCACTCGATTTTCTCGAAGCACCTCTGTCCACCCAATGGGCCATGCTTCTCTTGGGTTGGGTCGGCTCCACATACGCCACATGGATGCTGCGGGATAACGACATTCAGCTGCTATCTCCGGAGGCACACCATGGTTGTGCGGCAGAACTGCGTAGCCTTTTTTGTTCGTTATTCCCCACATCTGCCGATCTCGATGATCGAACGGAGGACCCTACGGAAGAGCTGTGGCGCCTGCGCCCCGCACTCGCCTGGCATACACCGCAGCTCGCCTGGGAGTCCTTATTATCCGAAGCCAGTGATCTGGGACTCCTCGGACCCGGTGGTGGCGCGGCTGGCGTCGTTGGTAGCATGGTCAGCTCCAGCGATAGTGTGAAAAGCCCAGCCGCACCACAAGCAACCTCCGCCCTTGATGCTTTGCGGGAGACGCTGCGGGAAATGGAGGCGCGGATCGCTGGTGGAGAACCGATGAGCCATCATGAAGCTCTATATTCCCTCTCCATGCGTCTTTCCACGATTCTGCCGGATCCCGTTCGGATGCTCATTATCCAGAGCGACCACACAATTTTGGCTCCGGGCTTGCTGTCCACTGAGGACCAGAATCAACTTTCCCGCATGGCTGAGCAGGAGTCCTCCGGTATGGCCTCTGTCTGGCGTGTCAGTAAACGGACCCTGCTGTCGGCCTTCGCCAGCGGTGATACCGTCGAACAGATCGAAGCTTTTTTGGACAGCATGTCACCTGGCGGCTTAGCTAGCGTGCCGCAATCTCTACGGTATCTACTCAGCGATACTTTCCGCGCCTACTCCCATGGCGGCCTGGCGCATTCTTCCTATGACGGTCTCCCTGGTTCTGTTCCCTCGCGCCGTGGTCACTCAGGGTTGTCCCATGTTCCGACGCCAACCCGCATCCCTAACGATCCTTCCGTCGAGCCCGCAGGCGACATCTCCCTGCAGATCGCCGGCGCAGTAGAAAGTTTCCGTAGAACCCACGCAGGTTCCGAATCCTTCGACTCCACCCAGGGATTCCCCAGCACGGATACTCGGACTGTACGCACCCCGCGCGATGTCATGGCTGAGCTACGCATGGCGTACTCCTCTGGTAGGCAGGTGCGTCTCCACTATGTGGACTACGCCGGCGCAATCAGTCAAGAATGGATAAGCATCGTCATGATGACTCCCTCCACTATCAGCGCAGTCATCGACAGCACCGGTGAAACCATCACTATTCAACCCCACCGCATCGCGGCCGTCGACGTGCCACGGTAA
- a CDS encoding ABC transporter permease, which produces MRLGPSAMQKVSLRTLAGHKIRFILTILSVVLGTAFIAGSFMFTNSMSKSFDSIAESSYANVDAVVKPGHDGKRLLNQQFFEELQKDPAVKGVNISSQANVIVATKDKQVLNSGGAPSIVQPFYTGDQAVATPMNIVDGTSPHGPGEIVLNQTAASRHGIHVGDTVVLVDPHTRHEVTVVGVYTLDLEVGGFIGAAMDEPSFIQLFRPQGTVDEFTVAGKTLHGSQLVNYLAGKYPGVEFDTGESIAEDLTDQINQALSFVNYFLIAFGLIALLVGTFIIANTFSMIVAQRMREFALLRSLGTSRRQLTGSVVFEAIVIGFFGSALGIAAGIGLVNLIYWGMAKAGMGLPDAGVNLTPTAVFVPLVLGIIVTVLSAWAPARRAGRVRPVEALRLGDASSSSSLLTRSIAGVLLIGIGVAAAIAAVWIFTDATSGRRASIVGVAALLLIVGTFLVLPAVSVPVVGGLGRVIGLPFRAVGKLASTNSKRNPRRTATTAFALTLGVALVSVVSIFGATMKNSVSEFTETMMRSDYVVSGPAQANFPVPREATAAIRQLPDVQDAVAIGTIAMTVGDVSALPGHPLMSVVDGDPTTVANIDMVDGDSHFNEPGVMVDKTTAEAKGWKVGDTVPLSVGVTEKIPVGTATIRGIYQPNIMFGPAVINQSMVTHIKKQAPQMTGSPLLSPQVLLLAVNGNSGIDQQKLREELETVTSDYLVVQVLTTQQFAGAQAVMIDQILNILYALLSLAIIVAILGIINTLALNVVERRQEVGMLRAVGTKRRQIRGMITLEAVQIAVFGALVGVGIGLFLGWAFVSVLGNEGLGHVIVPWTQVALMIVGSAFVGVVAAVWPAVKAAKTPPLEAIAD; this is translated from the coding sequence ATGCGACTCGGCCCCTCAGCAATGCAGAAAGTGTCCCTGCGTACCCTTGCGGGACACAAAATCCGTTTTATCCTCACGATTCTGTCTGTCGTCCTCGGAACTGCCTTTATTGCAGGTAGTTTCATGTTTACCAATTCGATGTCGAAATCCTTCGACAGTATTGCGGAATCAAGCTACGCCAATGTCGATGCCGTGGTGAAACCCGGCCACGATGGCAAACGCCTTCTTAACCAGCAATTTTTTGAGGAGCTCCAAAAGGATCCCGCAGTCAAAGGTGTGAACATCTCTTCCCAAGCGAACGTGATCGTCGCCACCAAGGACAAGCAAGTCCTCAATTCCGGCGGCGCGCCATCGATAGTTCAACCGTTTTATACCGGTGATCAGGCTGTCGCAACACCAATGAACATTGTGGATGGAACGAGTCCGCACGGCCCCGGCGAGATCGTTCTCAATCAGACCGCCGCCTCCCGGCATGGCATTCATGTGGGTGACACAGTTGTTCTCGTCGACCCGCACACCCGTCACGAAGTCACGGTGGTCGGCGTATACACCCTCGACTTGGAAGTCGGAGGATTCATCGGTGCGGCTATGGACGAGCCATCGTTCATTCAGCTTTTCCGTCCTCAGGGGACAGTGGACGAATTTACAGTGGCGGGGAAAACGTTGCATGGCAGCCAATTGGTGAACTACCTTGCCGGTAAATACCCTGGGGTGGAATTCGATACCGGAGAGTCCATCGCGGAGGATCTCACTGACCAAATCAACCAGGCGTTAAGCTTTGTCAATTACTTCCTTATCGCGTTTGGTCTCATTGCCCTGTTGGTGGGAACGTTCATCATTGCCAACACCTTTTCGATGATTGTGGCCCAACGCATGCGCGAATTTGCTTTACTACGTTCGCTCGGAACTTCTCGAAGGCAGCTCACAGGATCGGTGGTGTTTGAAGCCATCGTCATCGGTTTCTTCGGTTCTGCCCTCGGTATTGCCGCCGGCATCGGTTTGGTGAACCTCATTTATTGGGGAATGGCCAAAGCAGGTATGGGATTGCCCGATGCGGGTGTGAACCTGACACCCACAGCCGTGTTCGTTCCCCTCGTTCTGGGAATTATCGTGACAGTGCTGAGTGCGTGGGCACCAGCACGCCGAGCGGGGCGTGTTCGTCCAGTTGAGGCCCTGCGTTTGGGAGATGCGTCGTCCTCCTCGTCTCTTCTGACTCGCAGCATTGCTGGTGTGCTGCTGATCGGGATAGGTGTGGCTGCTGCCATAGCCGCGGTGTGGATATTCACCGACGCCACTTCTGGCCGACGAGCGTCCATCGTGGGAGTGGCAGCGTTGTTGCTTATCGTCGGTACTTTCCTCGTGCTCCCAGCCGTATCTGTACCCGTTGTAGGTGGTTTAGGTCGAGTTATCGGTCTCCCCTTCAGGGCGGTGGGGAAGTTGGCGTCGACTAATTCGAAGCGCAACCCACGCCGTACAGCAACAACCGCCTTTGCTCTGACGTTAGGCGTGGCTCTGGTTTCGGTTGTGAGTATCTTCGGCGCCACGATGAAAAACTCCGTGTCGGAGTTCACCGAGACCATGATGCGGAGCGACTATGTGGTCTCCGGGCCAGCACAGGCTAATTTCCCAGTCCCGCGTGAAGCCACTGCAGCGATACGTCAGCTGCCAGACGTGCAGGATGCAGTGGCCATCGGGACGATAGCAATGACCGTGGGAGATGTCTCTGCACTACCGGGGCACCCTCTCATGTCAGTGGTAGATGGTGACCCGACGACTGTGGCCAATATCGACATGGTTGATGGCGACTCGCACTTCAATGAACCGGGGGTAATGGTCGATAAGACGACAGCCGAGGCCAAGGGGTGGAAAGTTGGTGATACGGTGCCGTTGAGCGTCGGAGTCACTGAAAAGATTCCGGTCGGGACGGCTACGATCCGCGGAATCTATCAACCAAACATAATGTTTGGGCCGGCCGTGATTAACCAATCCATGGTCACCCACATTAAGAAGCAGGCGCCGCAGATGACGGGCAGTCCGTTGCTCAGTCCGCAGGTTTTGTTACTGGCCGTCAACGGTAATTCCGGTATCGATCAGCAAAAACTGCGCGAGGAATTGGAAACAGTCACGTCGGATTATCTCGTCGTTCAGGTGCTGACAACTCAGCAATTTGCGGGTGCACAGGCTGTCATGATTGACCAGATTCTCAACATTCTTTATGCTTTGCTATCTCTGGCGATCATCGTCGCCATACTTGGGATTATTAACACGCTCGCGCTAAATGTGGTGGAACGGCGGCAAGAAGTGGGGATGCTCCGAGCTGTCGGAACGAAACGGCGGCAGATTCGGGGGATGATCACCCTTGAAGCCGTGCAAATTGCCGTGTTTGGCGCTCTCGTGGGTGTGGGCATTGGGCTGTTCCTGGGATGGGCTTTCGTTAGCGTATTGGGTAATGAGGGGCTGGGACACGTGATCGTTCCGTGGACACAGGTAGCCCTCATGATTGTCGGTTCAGCTTTTGTGGGTGTGGTGGCTGCTGTGTGGCCAGCGGTGAAAGCCGCGAAAACGCCTCCACTGGAGGCTATCGCGGATTAG
- a CDS encoding DUF3239 domain-containing protein produces the protein MSQFMTPFDFTVDEAYSRKHNEFFRDAKRLQIAAGILAALLIAVVIALFVTLGVSVTSIALGITFGFFALLCLVVIPVLPRKMGDPQHYYNMYDLVPAMVAKVNPRDMVLLALVDATADPSNPSRPALAARTVTSVPGIPREVGTHVPSMAVTGIQTLRSKGLYEEISPMPVAWGTKDSQVWKLAERAIPRNHWAMLQGLLNQVDDVLATKRNLLLLDPDTHGKAMGKHASEN, from the coding sequence ATGTCCCAGTTCATGACACCGTTCGATTTCACTGTCGATGAGGCCTATTCCCGTAAACACAATGAATTTTTCCGCGATGCGAAGCGTCTACAAATTGCCGCTGGCATCTTGGCCGCACTTCTTATTGCAGTTGTCATAGCGCTGTTTGTCACCCTCGGCGTTTCTGTCACCAGTATTGCTTTGGGCATCACATTCGGCTTCTTCGCCCTTTTGTGCTTAGTCGTTATCCCGGTTCTACCACGCAAAATGGGCGATCCTCAGCACTACTACAATATGTATGACCTAGTCCCTGCCATGGTGGCAAAAGTGAACCCACGTGACATGGTGTTATTGGCTTTGGTCGATGCCACAGCCGATCCGTCAAATCCATCGCGCCCAGCTCTCGCGGCACGCACGGTTACCAGTGTCCCAGGTATTCCGCGGGAAGTAGGGACTCATGTGCCGTCGATGGCAGTAACAGGTATTCAAACTTTGCGCTCAAAGGGGTTGTACGAGGAAATTTCCCCCATGCCGGTGGCATGGGGGACTAAAGACTCACAGGTGTGGAAACTAGCCGAACGCGCTATTCCTCGGAACCATTGGGCTATGCTCCAAGGTCTATTGAATCAGGTCGATGACGTGCTCGCTACTAAACGAAATCTTCTTTTGCTGGATCCGGACACACACGGCAAGGCTATGGGGAAACACGCTTCTGAGAACTGA
- a CDS encoding DNA repair helicase XPB, giving the protein MGIGTGPLIVQSDKTVLLEIDHEQAGEARNALAPFAELERAPEHIHTYRITPLALWNARAAGHDAEQVMHVLETYSRFPVPQPLLIDIADTMDRYGRLKLVKNPAHGLVLEATDRAVLAEIQRHKKIKPMLGEALDEDSVIVHPSERGRLKQELLKVGWPAEDLAGYVDGESHKIDLSQQHEQWELRDYQEMAADSFWEGGSGVVVLPCGAGKTMVGAAAMAKAKATTLILVTNTVAGRQWRNELLRRTSLTDDEIGEYSGEKKEIRPVTIATYQVITRRTKGEYRALELFDSRDWGLIIYDEVHLLPAPVFRMTSDLQSRRRLGLTATLVREDGREGDVFSLIGPKRFDAPWKDIEAQGWIAPADCTEVRVQLTDSERMVYATAEQPDKYRLAATTPRKNTVVKRIMAMHPDEPTLIIGAYLDQLQEIAEELDIPVIDGKTGTAKREKLYQQFRDGEVQTLAVSKVANFSVDLPGASVAIQISGTFGSRQEEAQRLGRILRPKPDRGGAFFYSIVTRDTLDADYAAHRQRFLAEQGYGYRIMDSFDLPTGSADS; this is encoded by the coding sequence GTGGGCATCGGAACCGGGCCGCTGATCGTGCAATCGGACAAAACCGTCCTATTGGAGATTGATCACGAACAAGCGGGGGAAGCACGCAACGCGCTCGCACCTTTCGCTGAACTGGAACGAGCTCCCGAGCACATTCACACTTACCGGATCACGCCGCTAGCACTATGGAATGCGCGTGCAGCCGGGCACGATGCCGAACAGGTGATGCACGTGCTTGAAACCTATAGCCGGTTTCCTGTTCCTCAACCTCTGCTCATAGACATAGCGGACACAATGGATCGCTACGGCCGCCTCAAGCTCGTCAAAAACCCAGCTCATGGACTGGTGTTGGAAGCGACAGATCGTGCCGTCCTGGCAGAAATCCAGCGTCACAAGAAAATTAAGCCGATGCTCGGCGAAGCGCTAGATGAAGACTCCGTAATCGTCCACCCATCCGAACGGGGACGCCTTAAGCAGGAACTACTGAAAGTGGGATGGCCAGCAGAAGACCTCGCGGGTTATGTGGATGGCGAGTCACACAAGATTGATCTTAGCCAGCAGCATGAGCAGTGGGAGCTGCGCGACTACCAAGAAATGGCCGCCGACAGCTTCTGGGAAGGCGGTTCCGGAGTGGTTGTCCTGCCGTGTGGTGCAGGAAAAACAATGGTCGGAGCCGCGGCCATGGCCAAGGCCAAAGCCACCACCTTGATCCTCGTGACCAATACCGTCGCTGGCCGTCAATGGCGTAATGAATTGCTGCGTCGAACATCACTGACCGACGACGAAATCGGTGAATATTCCGGGGAAAAGAAGGAAATTCGACCCGTGACTATCGCCACCTACCAGGTGATTACCCGCAGAACAAAGGGCGAATATCGGGCTCTAGAACTATTCGATTCCCGTGACTGGGGGCTCATCATCTACGACGAAGTTCACTTGCTGCCGGCACCTGTATTCCGTATGACGTCCGATTTGCAGTCTCGACGCCGCCTGGGACTGACCGCCACGCTGGTACGCGAAGATGGGCGTGAAGGGGATGTGTTCAGCCTCATTGGTCCCAAACGCTTCGACGCACCGTGGAAGGATATCGAGGCTCAAGGATGGATCGCTCCTGCTGACTGTACAGAAGTTCGCGTACAGCTGACCGATTCTGAGCGCATGGTCTATGCCACCGCTGAGCAGCCTGATAAATATCGCCTCGCAGCAACCACCCCAAGAAAAAACACAGTGGTCAAACGCATCATGGCAATGCATCCGGATGAACCAACCTTGATCATTGGCGCGTATCTTGACCAGTTGCAGGAGATAGCCGAGGAGCTAGACATTCCTGTGATCGATGGAAAGACGGGTACCGCCAAGCGTGAAAAGCTGTACCAACAGTTCCGCGACGGGGAGGTACAGACTCTTGCCGTCTCTAAGGTGGCGAACTTCTCGGTGGATTTGCCAGGCGCTTCCGTGGCTATCCAAATCTCCGGAACATTTGGTTCCCGACAAGAGGAAGCTCAACGTTTAGGACGCATATTGCGCCCAAAGCCTGACAGAGGCGGGGCTTTTTTCTACTCCATCGTCACACGTGACACACTGGATGCAGACTATGCGGCGCACCGGCAGCGTTTCCTAGCTGAGCAAGGTTACGGATACCGAATTATGGATTCCTTCGACTTACCCACAGGCTCCGCTGACTCATGA